One genomic window of Gracilinema caldarium DSM 7334 includes the following:
- a CDS encoding MG2 domain-containing protein, with the protein MHLVIIAVLSFFSLLNGCSSKPVSLPGPNPRFISALSGPTVGRSDPIKIVFTVPFDTAKPISHDTVIIEPFIEGALSWQDEYTLLFSPKKILPGGKRFTLRVYPDKLADRSSSVTSVHSSSRAFQFQFETDLPAYQVLLNPVKCTGDGLVYISGTIITDPGENFRKVEESLGYSGLTGIRWEHKDGEHRFSFQGLKRSTQLSKVRLSWNGKSIGAPVMGSKTIEISSADQFEVLDIHPIQDTKAALEVVFSQPLKKNQDLRSYITLVSHERESKVRYSIEGNIVRVYGTEELSPGTELNIRDLTDEAGRSIAQPVAYTVRESWELPAVRFIDKGTILPTDQGSTVVVETKNLAGLIIEAYKIHNTNMIQFLQVNQMDGDRELYRVGEPVWTKALDLNWKSSDKNLWVRHGLDLSELAKAYPGEMFRLRITFRKQHIRYECSAGHGDFSNLKFPEDKLPDLTKSGDEESSYWDYWSGDWEAREDLYRYRNDPCHPGFYMSFYDHNITIGRNVLVSNVGLLAKKAVDGSWLVFASDLRTTKPLGNTTIRLLNYQNRELAKGATGTDGMLMLKPVNDPAFLVAEGSGGRGYLKLDSGNSLAVSHFDIGGDSPAAGFKGFIYGERGVWRPGDTMYLTFLLHDPKKILPANHPVVFELEDPLGRVVVTQTYTSGVNGFYPITTATTEDAPTGTWLSRVKVGGSTFTKPIKIEMVMPNRLKMVLNTGTETILDTKPTRYSLSAAWLHGAPAPNLEADVSVVFADTGKTFATYTDYIFRDPSRTVSSERQMLFKGTLDSNARTEFAVNLSPGESVPGLLQAQFMTRVFEPTGVFSSEQIAMDFSPYPRYVGIKLPKGDAARGMLLTDIEHPVDIVLLDKDGNLIKDKVTLSCAVYKLQWRWWWEKGADEPASFQESLSKVPVVKGDVTISGGKGNWKFMVKYPEWGRYLVTVQDPRGGHGTAKIVYIDWPGWAGRAQADGQGAAAMLTLTSDKTSYKVGEKIRVSFPSNERASALMVLEKGGQIIKQEQIRCGKDTTVVELDAESFMAPNIYLHISLLQEHLQTVNDLPIRLYGVIPILVDDPATILKPLISSDESWKPMGKASFTVSEASGRPMTYTAVVVDEGLLGLTRYSMPDPRSTFYKKEASLLKSWDLYDAVIGAYSGSLQTLLAIGGGDDGFGGGNRKVQRFKPVVKYFGPVTLKAGESRTETFDIPQYVGALRIMVVAGNTGAYGVVERSVPVKGELMVLGTLPRFLSPQDEIRIPISVFNYTPGKIPVKVRCLVSGNGSLKDQPTEQQISLDASSDTVVYFQLTAGSTEGPLVCTITAESPGLPVATHQVDLMVRSTAIPITQTWTKMLKAGESWKEFITLPGMSGTNTVNLELSRLPPINLESRLTFLTQYPHGCIEQTTSSVFPQLYLDRVITLDDTQRSKVRANIIAGIERLKSFLTPSGGFSYWPGEGEVNEWGTNYAGHFLIEARRAGYQVPEYLLQRWTEYQRQKSIAWSADSFNEKLEQAYRLYTLALVGQPDMGSMNRLRESSSLSDPIAWRLAAAYWYAGQRDIARNMIKNLGFNIIKYRDLSGNFGSTFRDKAMILESLVITEDYSRASSLLTEIAETLSSKDWLSTQETAYALIAILPLMGKTSSNEALSIECSFQGINRSRTFKTPMDTIFLAEHATDSGNLEVKNTSKQNLYVRLVARGLPAEGLEPVIRQGLSLSVSYTTLDGKSIDPSLLALGSDMEVSVTVRNTTSRDLKELALVHPLPAAWELMNYRLAKVVDENDKSLDTPIKYQDIRDDRVLSYLDLKAGESKTVSFRVNRTYGGLYFIPAIQTYAMYDESIRAVEPGRRIADQPAEQLEKTNQKAKGKKNLIQ; encoded by the coding sequence ATGCATCTGGTAATTATTGCCGTTCTTTCTTTTTTTTCATTGTTGAATGGCTGTTCGTCTAAACCAGTTTCACTTCCAGGACCAAACCCACGGTTCATCTCAGCCCTTTCGGGGCCAACGGTGGGCCGTTCAGATCCTATAAAAATAGTGTTTACGGTCCCCTTTGATACTGCTAAACCCATTTCGCATGATACTGTCATCATCGAACCTTTTATTGAGGGGGCCCTCTCATGGCAAGATGAGTATACGCTTCTATTTTCTCCAAAAAAAATATTACCCGGTGGTAAACGATTTACCCTGCGGGTCTATCCCGATAAACTTGCTGACAGATCCTCTTCTGTTACAAGTGTGCATAGTAGTTCCAGGGCTTTTCAATTTCAATTCGAGACCGATCTTCCCGCGTATCAGGTGCTGCTGAATCCTGTGAAATGTACCGGTGATGGATTGGTCTATATTTCAGGGACCATTATCACCGATCCCGGAGAAAATTTCCGTAAAGTGGAAGAAAGTCTCGGGTATTCCGGTCTTACTGGTATCCGCTGGGAACATAAGGATGGGGAACATCGCTTCAGCTTTCAGGGACTAAAGCGGTCTACCCAACTTTCCAAGGTAAGGCTTTCATGGAATGGTAAGTCTATAGGTGCCCCTGTTATGGGTAGTAAAACCATTGAAATTAGTTCGGCAGACCAATTCGAAGTGCTGGATATTCATCCAATCCAGGACACAAAAGCAGCTTTGGAGGTCGTATTTTCCCAGCCCCTTAAAAAAAACCAGGATTTACGTAGTTATATTACCCTGGTTTCCCATGAAAGGGAATCCAAAGTTCGTTATTCGATAGAAGGAAACATTGTTAGAGTTTATGGGACTGAGGAATTGTCTCCAGGTACGGAATTGAATATTAGGGATCTGACCGATGAAGCAGGCCGATCTATAGCACAACCTGTAGCTTATACTGTTCGAGAGAGCTGGGAACTACCAGCTGTTCGCTTTATTGACAAAGGAACAATTTTGCCTACTGATCAGGGCTCAACGGTTGTTGTAGAAACAAAAAATCTTGCAGGGCTCATTATCGAAGCCTATAAAATACACAATACAAATATGATTCAGTTTCTCCAAGTAAACCAGATGGATGGGGACCGAGAGTTATATAGGGTTGGCGAACCAGTCTGGACCAAGGCCCTCGATCTTAATTGGAAAAGTTCTGATAAAAATCTCTGGGTACGACATGGTTTGGATTTAAGTGAGCTTGCGAAAGCTTATCCTGGAGAAATGTTCCGTCTTCGTATAACCTTCAGAAAACAACATATCCGTTATGAGTGTTCTGCAGGGCATGGCGATTTCTCAAATTTAAAATTTCCCGAAGATAAGCTTCCAGATCTCACTAAGAGTGGAGATGAAGAATCGAGCTATTGGGATTACTGGAGTGGAGACTGGGAGGCACGAGAGGATTTGTATCGATACCGAAATGATCCCTGTCACCCAGGTTTTTATATGTCCTTTTATGACCATAATATCACTATTGGCCGAAATGTCTTGGTATCTAATGTAGGGCTTCTTGCAAAAAAAGCTGTGGATGGGAGCTGGCTCGTGTTTGCATCGGATCTGCGTACGACGAAGCCTCTCGGTAACACCACGATTAGACTTCTTAATTATCAGAATCGTGAACTAGCAAAGGGAGCTACCGGTACTGATGGAATGCTTATGTTGAAACCAGTAAATGACCCTGCCTTTTTAGTTGCAGAAGGAAGCGGTGGTAGAGGATATTTGAAGCTTGATTCCGGTAATTCCCTTGCGGTAAGCCACTTCGATATTGGAGGGGATTCTCCCGCCGCAGGCTTTAAGGGGTTCATTTATGGTGAACGGGGAGTTTGGCGGCCTGGGGATACCATGTATCTCACCTTCCTGCTTCATGATCCAAAAAAGATTTTGCCCGCAAATCATCCAGTGGTATTTGAGTTGGAGGATCCTCTTGGACGAGTTGTGGTTACCCAAACCTATACCAGTGGCGTGAATGGATTTTATCCTATTACGACGGCTACCACTGAGGATGCCCCAACCGGCACTTGGCTGAGCCGGGTTAAGGTCGGAGGCAGTACCTTTACGAAACCAATAAAAATCGAAATGGTAATGCCAAATCGGCTTAAAATGGTCCTTAACACCGGGACAGAAACAATTTTGGATACAAAGCCCACCAGGTATAGTCTAAGTGCTGCTTGGCTCCATGGGGCTCCGGCACCAAACCTGGAGGCAGATGTATCAGTTGTGTTTGCAGATACCGGAAAGACCTTTGCGACGTATACTGACTATATTTTTAGAGATCCAAGCCGCACCGTATCTTCAGAGCGGCAGATGTTATTTAAAGGTACACTGGATTCCAATGCTCGCACCGAATTTGCTGTTAATCTATCTCCGGGAGAATCGGTCCCTGGTCTCCTGCAGGCCCAATTTATGACCCGGGTTTTTGAACCTACAGGGGTCTTTTCTTCTGAACAGATTGCTATGGATTTTTCTCCCTATCCTCGTTATGTAGGTATTAAACTCCCCAAGGGAGATGCGGCTCGGGGGATGTTGCTCACGGATATTGAACATCCTGTTGATATTGTGCTTTTAGATAAGGATGGGAATCTAATAAAAGATAAGGTTACCCTCAGTTGTGCGGTCTATAAACTTCAATGGCGCTGGTGGTGGGAGAAAGGTGCTGATGAACCGGCAAGTTTCCAGGAATCACTGTCCAAGGTTCCCGTGGTTAAGGGAGATGTGACTATAAGTGGAGGAAAAGGCAATTGGAAGTTTATGGTAAAATACCCTGAGTGGGGACGTTATCTGGTTACTGTTCAGGATCCCCGAGGCGGTCATGGCACTGCTAAAATTGTTTATATCGATTGGCCTGGTTGGGCGGGAAGAGCCCAGGCTGATGGTCAGGGAGCGGCGGCTATGCTGACGCTTACCAGTGATAAAACTTCCTACAAAGTTGGAGAGAAGATACGGGTCAGTTTCCCCTCCAATGAAAGAGCTTCCGCTCTTATGGTTTTAGAGAAGGGTGGTCAGATTATTAAACAAGAACAGATTCGATGTGGAAAAGATACCACTGTGGTGGAACTAGATGCTGAATCTTTTATGGCTCCTAATATATATCTCCATATATCCTTGCTTCAGGAACATCTGCAAACAGTGAACGACCTCCCAATAAGGCTTTATGGTGTAATTCCTATTCTGGTTGATGACCCGGCTACTATTCTGAAACCTCTCATCAGTTCCGATGAATCTTGGAAGCCTATGGGCAAGGCTTCATTTACGGTCAGTGAAGCCTCAGGTCGGCCTATGACTTATACCGCGGTGGTGGTAGATGAAGGACTCCTTGGACTCACCCGGTATTCCATGCCCGATCCACGATCCACGTTCTATAAAAAAGAGGCCTCTTTGCTGAAATCCTGGGATCTCTATGATGCAGTTATTGGTGCTTATTCGGGCAGTCTCCAGACACTGCTCGCCATTGGTGGTGGTGATGATGGCTTCGGCGGAGGAAACCGGAAGGTACAGCGGTTTAAACCTGTGGTTAAATACTTTGGTCCGGTAACGTTGAAAGCTGGTGAAAGCCGTACCGAAACCTTTGATATTCCCCAATATGTGGGGGCCCTCAGAATTATGGTCGTGGCTGGAAATACTGGTGCCTATGGTGTTGTGGAGCGTTCCGTTCCCGTTAAGGGTGAACTCATGGTTCTGGGGACCTTACCCCGCTTCCTGTCTCCTCAGGATGAAATACGGATCCCCATTTCGGTATTCAACTATACTCCGGGAAAAATCCCTGTTAAGGTTCGTTGTTTGGTAAGTGGAAATGGAAGTCTTAAAGATCAGCCTACGGAACAACAAATATCTCTGGATGCTTCCAGTGACACGGTGGTGTATTTTCAGCTTACGGCAGGTTCTACAGAGGGACCACTTGTTTGTACCATTACTGCAGAGTCCCCGGGCTTACCTGTAGCAACCCATCAGGTTGATCTCATGGTTCGTTCAACTGCCATACCGATTACACAAACCTGGACCAAGATGCTCAAGGCTGGAGAATCTTGGAAAGAGTTTATAACACTACCTGGAATGTCCGGTACCAATACGGTGAATCTGGAACTTTCACGGCTTCCACCTATCAACCTGGAAAGTCGCTTAACGTTCCTCACCCAATATCCCCATGGCTGTATCGAACAGACTACCAGTTCAGTCTTTCCGCAGTTGTATTTAGATCGGGTTATAACCTTGGATGACACCCAGCGTTCGAAGGTACGGGCAAACATTATCGCGGGTATCGAACGGCTTAAGTCCTTTCTCACTCCAAGCGGTGGTTTTTCTTACTGGCCTGGGGAAGGGGAAGTTAATGAATGGGGAACCAATTATGCAGGGCACTTCCTTATCGAAGCTCGCCGTGCTGGATACCAGGTGCCTGAGTATCTTCTGCAACGGTGGACTGAATATCAGAGACAGAAGTCAATTGCCTGGTCTGCGGATAGTTTTAATGAAAAACTGGAGCAAGCCTATAGGCTCTATACCCTGGCATTAGTTGGTCAACCCGATATGGGATCTATGAATCGTCTCCGAGAAAGTTCATCCCTCAGTGATCCTATTGCCTGGCGCCTTGCTGCAGCCTACTGGTATGCAGGTCAACGTGATATTGCCCGTAATATGATTAAAAATCTTGGATTTAATATAATTAAATATCGAGATCTTTCTGGTAACTTTGGTTCAACGTTCCGGGATAAGGCTATGATACTCGAAAGCCTGGTTATAACCGAAGACTACAGCAGAGCCTCTTCTCTGCTAACTGAGATTGCTGAAACTCTGTCTTCAAAGGATTGGCTTTCTACCCAAGAAACGGCCTATGCCCTTATAGCAATTTTACCTCTTATGGGTAAAACGAGTAGTAATGAAGCCTTGTCCATAGAATGTTCTTTTCAAGGAATCAATAGAAGTAGAACCTTTAAGACGCCAATGGATACGATTTTCCTTGCTGAACATGCCACTGATTCTGGGAATCTTGAGGTTAAAAATACATCAAAGCAAAACCTGTATGTTAGGCTCGTGGCTCGGGGGCTTCCTGCTGAAGGTTTAGAGCCAGTGATTCGACAAGGGTTGTCCCTCTCGGTATCCTATACTACCCTTGATGGAAAGAGTATAGATCCCTCATTACTGGCACTGGGATCAGATATGGAAGTATCGGTGACTGTACGGAATACTACAAGTCGGGATCTTAAAGAACTTGCTCTGGTACATCCCTTGCCTGCAGCCTGGGAATTGATGAATTATCGATTAGCAAAGGTTGTGGATGAAAATGATAAATCCCTAGATACTCCGATTAAATATCAGGATATCCGGGATGATCGGGTTCTTTCATACCTGGATTTAAAAGCTGGTGAATCAAAAACGGTAAGCTTCAGGGTGAATCGTACCTATGGGGGCCTTTATTTTATTCCTGCTATTCAGACCTATGCCATGTATGATGAGAGCATCAGGGCCGTAGAGCCAGGCCGACGTATTGCTGACCAGCCCGCGGAGCAATTAGAAAAAACGAATCAGAAAGCCAAGGGGAAGAAGAATCTTATTCAATGA